Part of the Etheostoma cragini isolate CJK2018 chromosome 8, CSU_Ecrag_1.0, whole genome shotgun sequence genome, cacaaacatacacaaacacacacatacacatagacaaGTGACTCACTGACTCAACCCAGGGACTCATCCATGTCAGAAAATACTAGCACCCAAATGTAATCTGCAAACTTCTCAGTATTAGACAGCAACAACATTTGGTatgcaaataaattattttatgtaaattgaGACACAACAGGTTTATCTTGTAAGAGATGCAGAGTCCAACCTGAGACATGGATACAGTAAATATGATTCAGCTGAACACACAATATATAGACCAGTGGATTCAGTCCAGTCAATACAAACACGTGGAATACTTTGCAAACCAAAAAGActaagaagaaaacaaaatgcaaactcTGGAGTTGGGCCcatacatgaaaaaaatgtatgtccGGCAGTGCATCTGAAAATGAATTACTTGTAGGTAAATTACGAACTCCCCTGTTTATTGTGTATGGAGCAGATCCAGATTTTATATTACAACAATGTAATTGTTCACTCTGAGAAGAATTCCCTCTTAAGACTTCTATAAGCATCTTGATTAAGATACAAAGCGTGATACAAATGGTCTGAGAGGTGCACTGCTGACCTAGGATTTCTCTGGCCTCTAATGAATGAGACGGTCAAGGAGACCTGGCAGGAGGTTCCACATCAGTGCCGAGAAGATTGAAAACTGCAGCAGCTATTAAAGCCCTCCTTGATTTTACGGTTATGTGATCTCTTGatgtacaaaaaaactaatctgAATGCAATCCACcccagaaaaaaactaatacgTCACGTCTGCTGGATCAGATTGGTCTTTGATTTGGGGTATTTCCTTCAGAATATAGGCTACTGTTCTTATATTGTGAGTATATTGTGGACGGGCTTTTCAAAAAGTGATTGAGCAAAAACATGGACTCTGACAAGGATTAGGATTGACATGCCATTTCtgtcatattttttaatcagtaaatacatttaataatacattagatcattaaaataagTGATTTGTCTACTTAAGAAAATAAACTGTGGCAACATAAGTATTGTTTACCACTGTTAGTACCAAGCAATCACAAAATAGAGGAAAGTTGCCAGTTGATCCTGTTTGATCACAATACTTATTTAATATATTCTCTCTAATCATTTTATGTGGATTCACTCCTAAAACCCTGCTAGAGAAGTAGTGGGCTATTTCCCTCTATCCCTGCACCAACATGTCAGgtccaacacacacagtgcacagtGCACAGTGTCTCCAGAATACGTCTTAATCTAGTAGTGAGCAGCATAAACTTACCATACAATTGTCcattataaatacaaatttaaaggTTCAGCCACCAGAGAAGTCCCAGTATATTTGTATGCTGCATAGCACTAAAGCAGGTAGGATTCTCATATATCCCAGGATCTGGGATATATGAGAAcattatcattttaaatatggGAATTGTTTACTGTATTCACAAGTAGAAACCCaacgttttttttcctccagtggTTTAACTTCCTTAGCTTGAAGCAATGATGTAAAGTGTACTCTAAGATGTGTCAgtacactgtgacatcactgctgGGTATGGGTACTGGTGTACGTATACTTCTGACCACACCAACCACAGGCATCAGCAACACTTGGTCTGTTTTGGTTTTCCCGCACTAATTATCGTTATTTGCCCcccaatttcaattttaaatttaaacttttttttcagggGTGAAGGAAATGCCACAGTTAAAGTCACTAGATGAAAGGAAAGGTACTTTCAAACAAAAGTCTGACTTTCTCAGAGTTAACAGGTGCAATTAAATGAACAATGAGTTTAACGAGGGGCACCAGAATGCACCATGAAGTCTCGTTGCCCATGTGCCTCACTGTTTGTTGTACAAAAGTCGCTGGTAAGGCTAAATGTTTCCTCACTGGTGACTTCAGGGAAGTGAGAGGATTTTGCAGTTCTGTTGTTTGAATCGCCTatcctgtttttaattttgataacTAAAATTGAAAGCTCATTTTAactgattttgatttaaaatcgTAACCCCCCTAGTTAGAAATACATTCTATAAGTTCTCCATGATTGTGATTCATGGGAACCGGATCCAGGGTTGTGAGAATTCTTACTGTGATGATAGCACTAAATGGCAAAAGACACACAATATTAGTCAAATGCCATGGAATCCCAGATATTCTCAAAAAACTTCTTTCTTCTACTCTCTACCTCAAAAACATTTCACGCACTCCACCAGTtaaccacaacacaacaaaataccCCAACAAGTTATAACCTATCCACACAAACTTGACCAGTTTGCCATCCgcaccaaaaacattttttatctcaAAGCTAGGAATGTTCACAAATGCCATAATTATGAAGctggacatgtttttttgtcagcagATTTCAGATGAAGGTACTAGATCTTGGCAATGAGGTGGCTGACGAGCCTCTGGACGTCCTGGGCTCTGTACTGGGAAGTCCTCAGCACCTCCTCATGGTTGGCCTTCTCAACGCTGTCGTAATCGGTCACAACCTTGTTGGTGATAAGGGAGAGACCCAAGACACGCAAGCCACAGTGACGAGCCACCACAACCTCTGGTACTGTACTCATACCTGGACAGAGGGGAGAGGTCTGTGTTCAGGTGCACTGATTTCATGTTTCACTGCCAGCAAAATCTACTAAACAACATACTTTTTCAAGCATGTAAGAAAGTAAAGTAAGTCTAAATAAATCATGGAGAAAGAACAGGAGGTTTTAGCAACGGAAAATTACAAGTCAGCCTTCTTCTAAAAAAAGCAGAGGTTGTAGAAACCGGACTCTTGATCGCTAGATGTTACCGAGTACTGTCGATCACGACCAAAATCGGGGCTAGCAAACTGGAGTTGCTGCAGCTAATGGCCAGAGCTCCCAGTTAGCTAAAATGGCAGTTGTAGGGGCATGTTCTAAActgtgcctttgtgcctcttaacagacacgaaaattcaattaaaattactgtgcaacatgaacagggcccctATGTGACAACAAGATGCGTTTTTAACTAAGACATTGTGAAGAAACCgttaaaattcagtttttactGTAATCTACCTTTTTTTCCATCAGTTGCTTCACCGAAAGCCCAGAAAAGTCAATCACACAGGTCATGCTGTTGCAACGAAAACTTGAAGTTTATTTCCCCCTCAAAGTTAGGTAATTGAGCACTGAAGTGGTTCTGACTAAATCAGTGACTATGTAACAGGAAACGCTACAAGTCATGCCTGTCGCTTGCACAGTAAGAGCGTTACTGAAGGCTAGCGCCAGCCTCGCGCTGAAGTCCCGTGGGAATTGGTAAACAGTAGTGTGCCGATCGGCGCACGTAAGTGTGTAAAGAGGGAAGATCGTAGGTGTTCACAAGGGAAGAAGCTTGGAGTAAGAATAACATGTGTTGATTTAGGGCGGAAAAGAAATAGTTCGCATCTGTGCCTTTCCAAGTTTTGGCAACAGAAAGAGACAATACAATTACCAAAACTTTAATTGTCTACCTTTGCATGACCATGAGATACTGCAGTTGTGGTcagtgctcaattacctatttttaaGGGGGAGATAAACTTCAAGTTTTCTTCATGACCTCCGTGACCGCCGTGATCGACTTTTCTGGGAAAAAGAGGTAGGTGACAGTAAAAACTGTGAATTTAAATGGTTTCTTCACAATGTCTGAAAATGCATCTTGTTGTCATGTATGGGCCAGAAATTCTGATTggattttgtgtctgttaagaggcacaaagggaCTCTTTAGAACATATAGGTAAAGGTACTATGTTGTCACGTACACATAGAGTACATGTTgcgaaattcattctctgcatttaacccatccctcgagggagcagtgggcagaaATTTACAGCACCAGGGGACCAACTCTAGATCTGGgtcagtgccttgatcaagtCCCCCTGCCGCGTTTGTCACAATCACAGTTTCCACGCTGGGAGCTCGGGCCATTAGCAGCGGACAGTCCAGTTTGCTAGCACAGATTTTGGTCAGGTTTTTATCCTATAGACAGTACTCAGTGACACCTAGCAATCAAGATTCTGGTAAAAATTTGCTGGCTTTCTCGTTTAAGTGCTGCTGAGATTTTAACAAAATCAGTTTAATTGATGACATCTTATTCTACTTTTTTGAATCATCCTAAAGTTTTTGTTGGTGGCTTGTTGGTGACTGTTACGAAGAAGCGCggcaaactactattttttctatttttgttatttccactcttatTGAAACCTCAactggcccgtcagacaccgcctaccaagagcctgggtctgaccgaggtttctgcctaaaaggaagtttttcctcgccactgtcgcactgttgcttgctctgtagaaAACTattagaactgttgggtccttgtaaattctggagtgtggtctagacttactctatctgtaaagtgtctcgagggaactcttgttatgaattgatactataaataaaattgaattgaattgaattgaattgtttcaGCCAGCCTCTTCAACCCAGTATCCAAGGAAATAACGGACTTGAAATGTGAACAAACAACAGTGGcaacaaacaactaatgaatcactcaattctcattggctcaTTCAGCATGGTAGGTAGATTGTCAGTTTCACCCGCCAATGGATAAAAATTCACCTGCATTTGGCATGCAGTCGGATGTTTCAGGCCGTCATCATGACATAAAAGTTACACAGTGCAACATCAGCCAAGCTTTATCCTGCAAGGGCTGACTGAAAACTGAAAGTAAAAGGTTATTGAGAAGGAATCTCACTAACTGTCTGAAAATTGACCTATTCTAGCTATTCTAATCTATTATAGCTTCTTCGTTTACATCTTGGCAAGTCATGCTGCTTTTGCTTCCCATTCACTGCAAAATGCAAATGCTGTTTGTATCTGTTCAGAGCaaattatttgttgttattcgaaaaatgaattcattttcatttaaatatccCTACTGCTGTTGTAGATGCATTATTGAGAGGCTGTCCAACCACACATCAGTATCCATTTAAGTGAGCACGAGAGAGCTTTACTGACCCACAGCATCCGCTCCCAGCATCTGCAGTGCTCTGCACTCTGCAATGGTCTCAAATGACGGTCCAGCCAGCATGCAGTAAACCCCTTCTTGCAGGAAGCTGTCGCAGCCCTGCTCCTTTGCTGTTTGCTTGGCCAAGGCCCTCAGCTCACTGTCATAAGCATCCGACATGCAAGGAAAACGCACTCCAAACCTGGAGAGGTACAAAATTACAGAATGAATGGGACATAAGAAACAGATGTACAAATTTTCCCTTTCATAGTTCTGCCTTGGTGTTAGCGTTGTACCTCTCGTCATTGTGCCCACAAAGTGGGTTCTGCCCTGCAAAGCCTGGCATGTTGATGTGATCCTTTATGAGCATGATGTCTCCCAAATCGTAGCTTCTGTTGAGTCCCCCCGCTGCGTTTGTCACAATCAGAGTTTCCACACCCAGCAGGAAGAAGACTCGCACCGGGTACGTCACCTGGAGTGACAAACATGCTAAGCTTCACAGAAAGATACTGTTGTTGTTATCACAAATGGGAGTTACAAGATAGGGGTCACCTGAGAACAACAGAGGAGAAAATGCATCATGTGGGAAGCCGATAATTTAAAAGGGACAGCTTCTGTCAGTAGACACTAGGATTCTTATTACTACTGTGGGTCCTTGTTGAACTGCGGATAAATATTCGGGTTCTGTACTAACCTTTATAGGGCAGCTGATGGCCCGTAAATGACTGTTGTTACTTCTCACAGTAGTCGCGTTTGGAAATTGCTTTTTCTATTTCACATTTCTCTACAGCTTGAATTGCCTGCAAAAGTGTTTTGCTAGTTAATTCAGAGATGTTTTCCCTGGTCTCTTGATAAGGTCAGTGCTGTCATTTTGCAACATTGGCCTGTTTGATGAGAGTTTTTCATATTATAATGGTGGACTGTGTTGTAAGTTGACTTGTGGCTTTGTTAGGGATGAAATGTAAGCACAGTAATCTGCATGTGTAACGGCAGGACTGTCCGTACTAGCACTTACACTGTAGCATGGAGCTGTTAATAAAGAGTTCACTATATTAACCCTCgtgcagctttttgtttaaaacaaaactttttttcaacgttttggtctggtttttctacacttttctcgtTTTTCCCAGCATTTTTGAAGCTTTATTTCAAGATGTTTTCGTTGATTTTTTCAGCActtgtttggatgtttttgttgttgtttttcacatttttgtcacttttttcacttttctttaaaaatataataattcaAATGCTCTAAAATTATATAatacacccaaattcaatgaaagtaaagaactgatcatttattttacttgtaaagagcgttgcatggaaacatccatgttatttcgtttgacaatttggttaaaaagtaaCCTACAGTTATGATATTATAACAGGATGGTTAAATTATTTGCCATAAACACAggcatttgtttttagtttttagtcaATGATTATTCATGTCACCTGATGTGGGAGAACAAAAGTCTAACAGAATGCTAATGCCATGATGCTAACATGCCTACCATTCGATGTTTACGTCTAGGCCTGATGTTTCCCATGTtaaccatcttagtttagtgaGTTAGCATGGTACTTGTTATTTAGCACTTACTACAAAGTACACCTGAGACTGACGTGTTTGTTATTAGTTTGCAGGATATTTGGCGATAGAGTTGGAtaaattgaataataaaaatTTGCAGACGGACGAGCATTGCTATCCACATATACACTGCTAGTGTGGCTAATACAATCTGGTTCTCATCTCATCTGATTGGTTAAGTATTTTGTTCAGCTTGCCaagaaaacatatttgtaatatatatatatatatatatattgtctagTGAAAATGTAACTCAGTATGCTTTGGTGGAATCTTTTTGAGTTCAACTCAGTTTATGATGATTCAACTAGAGTCATTTCATACATTATACCCCTGTCTAAAGTCCCATCTGGATACAGGATGGGCATAATGCATCTGCCTTTCTATTATTGTAAGTAGGAAACTGAATTTCATGATTCAGTTGGGTTTTATTGACCATTTTATGTGGGAATGGCACATCACAGCtggtaataaaataaacaaaaccaggATACAGTGTGTCTCTAGAGGCCAAAGGCCAGTCCCACGTTGACACTGTGAGACACTGTGTGGTTTTCTTACTTTCATCACGATTCTGCAGCTGATCATTCAAGACACAAAGTAAATTGTTAGCCAAAGTTGGGAGTTATATCATGGTCTGTCATCTAACAATTTTgcatgttgataataataacaataataataataataataataatatttttataattattataatacaaaATCATGAttgagaatgaaaaaaaaaaacttaagtgtCTCTGAAGATagttttatttcaaagtgtATGTAAAACCATTATGAAGGGAAGTCAGGTTTGACTGTTTgctacattttcaaaacaaaataatccaTTTTACAGGTAGTTTGATACAGGCAATGGTTATAAATGCTGTATCTACACTTATCACTAGGCCAATGTTCCACTTTGAACTTAAAATAAAGAGATGTGGCACATAATTAACTGTGTCTTGTAGAGAGGCTCCCTCCAGGACAAGAATAACAAAGTGTTTGTACATGTCCATGGTTTAATAATTAGGCCTATACCTGCATGGCTGTCAATAATTTTCTCAAAGTGTTTGACAAACTCAGAGTTTGAACTGTTAACCTGTGTTCTGTACCGTGTATCATTCACTTCAGCTAGGTTTCAAAATACTGAAGCAAGTTGGCTTGTGACAGAAACTGAGGCACGGCAACTTAAAGTAGTAACAAGTGGAAATGTCTGCATCTCTGCACCAAAAAGTGTTCACGTGGTTCAcataaaaattaattttaataattattgcaacaaaaaaaaaagcagaagaaaggCAGAACTAAGTACACTTTAATACATATTTACTTATCCCAAGTTATGTTACTGCATATTTTCCTTACATTGCGCAGCTCCTATAAGTATTAGGTGAGAAATAATGTAGACCATGCCGGTCGTTATTGCAAATTAGAACCCAGACAGGGGGATGCATAACGCTCGCGAAAAGCGGAGGGGTCCTGCATTAGCCTGAAGACTTATCACGCCTTGTTACACAGCAACTCATTTAGAGGTTACCGCCTGCGACCAGTCGGGACGGCTAACTTTACCGCTGATGAGCGCCACTCTCTGGCGGAATCCAGGTTGCCCGTATGAATGAGTTAACCATGGAGCTAAAATGCTGTGTTAGCACTTTTGTTATTTGCTCTGTTagcacttcctgtttccttcaACCTCAAATTTACAGTAGAAGGCCAAACTAAAACATCTGCATGTCAGCGTTTacactgtgagcatgttagcacgCTGACCTTAGCATCATAAGTATTGTACAGCATCTCACACGTAACAGTGTGGTAGTCGACTTTTAATCTTGTCTTTATACACactaaaaaacaattaattccTAAAGTTGTTTACGAGCAGTATTTCATAAACTTTATCCTACTTCCTATTACTTTGTACTGTTGCTTACAGTGTGTATGTTGTAGCCCTCGTAGAAGTGGAATCTCCCCtgcatgcagacacactcaCGGCCCTGCAGCCTCCCGAACACCAACTGGCCGGCATGGCCTGGCACTGCACAGCATATATCCTGTATGAGCAGCTGCTAGCATGCTTATGTACAGTttacaaacactttttaaatttttttttttaaggttttaaataaaaagcaatttgtCAGAGACAACATACCAGTGCTGGTGGGAAAACGTGGAATATCCTTATACGGGAACACAGTCTTGTCAGCCAGCAGGTCCGCCAGACCGCCCAGGCCTGAACCACAGATGATGGCTACTTTAGGACGCTGCTCTGTGTGAGCCAGCAGCCAGTCTGCTGTCTCCTTATACTCTTCATAACTGAAATTTAAAGTAATGGAAAGAGAAttggttaaaggtcccatggcatgaaaatttcactttaggatgttttaaacattattatgcGTTCCACGAGCctacctatggtcccccagtagctagaaTGATGatggtgtaaaccgagcccttggtatcctgctctgtctatgagaaaatgaaagctcagatgagccgatctggaatctggccccttatgaggtcatattTGTAGTTTTACACACTCTATAAAACTACAAATTACAGTTAAAGAAGGGGAATGTACACAACGCTGTCTCTTTAAACAATAGTATGAGTTATGGAAAAGTATGTGGGAAAGtagtttttcatttcatatttttggggTGTGTAAAACAGCAGGGCAGTGTGTAATAGcataaaataatacagtaacAATTGTACTGAAATAAATAggtaaaatactgtatgtgtaagacagcacacacaaaacaatatacTGCACTGAGAAAACTAGGGAAAGTCTTTGCTgaaatcacaatgttaatgGACAGCAAACACTTGTTCACACCTACATGAATGCCAATTCTACAGCAGAACATGTAGAAACTGATTGCTTTTTCTAACCTCTAGGCAAAACAGAAACCTTGCTTACAAGAAAAGTCAGTTTGGCATACTGTAG contains:
- the pnp6 gene encoding purine nucleoside phosphorylase 6, with the translated sequence MEATFSSSHCSYEEYKETADWLLAHTEQRPKVAIICGSGLGGLADLLADKTVFPYKDIPRFPTSTVPGHAGQLVFGRLQGRECVCMQGRFHFYEGYNIHTVTYPVRVFFLLGVETLIVTNAAGGLNRSYDLGDIMLIKDHINMPGFAGQNPLCGHNDERFGVRFPCMSDAYDSELRALAKQTAKEQGCDSFLQEGVYCMLAGPSFETIAECRALQMLGADAVGMSTVPEVVVARHCGLRVLGLSLITNKVVTDYDSVEKANHEEVLRTSQYRAQDVQRLVSHLIAKI